A single genomic interval of Rhizobium leguminosarum bv. trifolii WSM1325 harbors:
- a CDS encoding ammonium transporter (TIGRFAM: ammonium transporter~PFAM: Rh family protein/ammonium transporter~KEGG: rec:RHECIAT_CH0004256 ammonium transporter protein), which produces MSISKFSSTFARLCAASAALLAPAVAFAQEAAPAAATAAAAPAFTMDKGDNAWMLVSSALVLLMTIPGLALFYGGLVRAKNMLSVLMQVFMITAVVALIWVTYGYSLAFTDGGSLNSFVGGFSKAFLAGVNTSSLAETFSKGVAIPEYTFIVFQMTFACITPGLIVGAFAERIKFSAVMLFVVLWVTFIYFPMAHMVWFWGGPSSYTSPAGLIFSYGAIDFAGGTVVHINAGIAGLVGAIMLGKRTGYKKEIMAPHSMTLTMVGASLLWVGWFGFNAGSNLEANSYASLAFINTFVATAAAAVSWCIVETLTRGKASMLGGASGAVAGLVAITPAAGFAGPMGSIVLGLIVSPVCYFFVDVVKNKFNYDDSLDVFGVHCVGGIIGALGTGILVNPALGGAGIVDYSTADFAASYAGTATQVWAQAKGVLTTLLWSGIGSAILYKIVDVVIGLRVTVEAEREGLDLSTHGEAAYHSS; this is translated from the coding sequence ATGTCAATTTCGAAGTTTTCTTCCACCTTTGCGCGGCTTTGCGCAGCTTCGGCCGCCCTTCTGGCGCCGGCCGTCGCTTTTGCGCAGGAGGCTGCACCAGCTGCTGCCACCGCTGCTGCTGCTCCTGCTTTCACCATGGACAAGGGTGACAATGCCTGGATGCTCGTCTCCTCGGCGCTCGTCCTTTTGATGACCATCCCCGGCCTTGCGCTTTTCTACGGCGGTCTCGTCCGCGCCAAGAACATGCTCTCGGTGCTGATGCAGGTATTCATGATCACCGCCGTCGTGGCGCTGATCTGGGTGACTTACGGCTATTCGCTCGCCTTCACCGACGGCGGCTCGCTGAACAGCTTCGTCGGCGGCTTCTCCAAGGCCTTCCTCGCCGGCGTCAACACGTCGTCGCTCGCTGAAACCTTCTCGAAGGGCGTCGCCATTCCGGAATACACCTTCATCGTATTCCAGATGACCTTTGCCTGCATCACGCCTGGCCTGATCGTCGGCGCATTCGCCGAACGCATCAAGTTCTCGGCCGTCATGCTCTTCGTCGTGCTCTGGGTCACCTTCATCTACTTCCCGATGGCACACATGGTCTGGTTCTGGGGCGGTCCGAGCTCCTACACCTCGCCGGCCGGACTGATCTTCTCCTATGGCGCAATCGACTTCGCCGGCGGCACGGTCGTTCACATCAATGCCGGTATTGCGGGCCTCGTCGGCGCCATCATGCTCGGCAAGCGCACGGGCTATAAGAAGGAAATCATGGCTCCGCACTCGATGACGCTGACCATGGTCGGCGCCTCGCTGCTCTGGGTCGGTTGGTTCGGCTTCAATGCCGGCTCCAACCTCGAAGCCAATTCCTACGCCTCGCTTGCCTTCATCAACACCTTCGTCGCCACGGCTGCCGCCGCTGTGTCCTGGTGCATCGTCGAAACCCTCACCCGCGGCAAGGCTTCCATGCTGGGTGGCGCTTCCGGCGCGGTTGCCGGTCTCGTCGCCATTACCCCGGCGGCAGGCTTTGCCGGCCCGATGGGCTCGATCGTTCTCGGCCTGATCGTCTCACCGGTCTGCTACTTCTTCGTCGACGTCGTGAAGAACAAGTTCAACTACGACGACAGCCTTGATGTCTTCGGCGTCCATTGCGTCGGCGGCATCATCGGCGCTCTCGGCACCGGTATCCTCGTCAACCCGGCGCTCGGCGGTGCAGGCATCGTCGATTATTCGACCGCCGATTTCGCAGCCTCCTATGCCGGCACGGCAACCCAGGTCTGGGCTCAGGCCAAGGGCGTGCTGACGACGCTGCTGTGGTCGGGTATCGGCTCGGCGATCCTCTACAAGATCGTCGACGTCGTCATCGGCCTGCGTGTCACCGTCGAAGCCGAGCGCGAAGGTCTCGACCTCTCGACCCACGGCGAAGCCGCTTACCACTCTTCCTGA
- a CDS encoding nitrogen regulatory protein P-II (PFAM: nitrogen regulatory protein P-II~KEGG: rec:RHECIAT_CH0004257 nitrogen regulatory protein P-II), protein MGNQMKIVMAIIKPFKLDEVREALTAIGIQGLTVTEVKGYGRQKGHTEIYRGTEYAVSFLPKLKIEIAVASELVDRAVEAIAASAKTGQIGDGKIFVYSIDHAVRIRTGETDSEAL, encoded by the coding sequence ATGGGAAACCAGATGAAAATTGTGATGGCCATTATCAAGCCGTTCAAGCTCGATGAGGTCCGCGAAGCCCTTACGGCGATCGGTATTCAGGGGCTGACCGTAACCGAGGTGAAGGGCTACGGGCGCCAGAAGGGGCACACCGAAATCTATCGCGGCACCGAATATGCAGTCAGCTTCCTGCCGAAGCTCAAGATCGAAATCGCTGTTGCATCGGAACTCGTCGACAGGGCGGTCGAGGCCATTGCGGCATCGGCCAAGACCGGCCAGATCGGCGACGGCAAGATCTTCGTCTATTCGATCGACCATGCCGTGCGCATCCGTACGGGCGAAACCGATTCAGAAGCGCTGTAA
- a CDS encoding acyl-CoA thioesterase II (TIGRFAM: acyl-CoA thioesterase II~PFAM: acyl-CoA thioesterase~KEGG: rec:RHECIAT_CH0004258 acyl-CoA thioesterase II protein) encodes MTRETSEPSAMETLLSTLDLEPIEVDIFRGRSPKVGWQRVFGGQVIGQALMAAQRTIEGERFVHSLHAYFMRPGDPSVPIIYQAERIRDGSSFNTRRVVAIQHGKAIFALSASFQVEEPGFEHQITMPDVEMPEALLGEQQIKEQYLAHAPEAIRKYWQRERPIEIRPVSLTHYFSDRKLDPKQDVWVRATGPVPDNRLYQAAVLAYLSDMTLLDTSLYAHGTSIFDQSLQVASLDHSMWFHRPCKLDDWLLYTQDSPSASGARGLTRGSLFTRSGELIASVAQEGLIRKKANE; translated from the coding sequence ATGACGCGCGAGACATCAGAGCCTTCGGCGATGGAGACGCTGCTTTCTACGCTCGACCTCGAGCCGATCGAGGTCGATATCTTCCGCGGCCGCAGCCCGAAGGTCGGCTGGCAGCGGGTCTTCGGCGGCCAGGTGATCGGCCAGGCGCTGATGGCGGCGCAGCGCACCATCGAGGGCGAGCGTTTCGTCCATTCGCTGCATGCCTATTTCATGCGTCCCGGCGATCCCTCGGTGCCGATCATCTACCAGGCGGAACGCATCCGCGATGGATCGAGCTTCAATACGAGGCGCGTCGTCGCCATCCAGCACGGCAAGGCGATCTTCGCGCTGTCGGCCTCCTTCCAGGTGGAGGAGCCGGGCTTCGAACATCAGATTACGATGCCCGATGTCGAGATGCCGGAGGCGCTGCTCGGCGAGCAGCAGATCAAGGAACAGTATCTCGCGCACGCGCCGGAGGCGATCCGAAAATACTGGCAGCGCGAGCGGCCGATCGAGATCCGTCCCGTCTCGCTGACGCATTATTTTTCCGACAGGAAACTCGATCCGAAGCAGGATGTCTGGGTGCGCGCTACCGGCCCGGTTCCCGACAACAGGCTCTATCAGGCGGCCGTGCTTGCCTATCTTTCGGACATGACGCTGCTCGATACGTCGCTCTATGCGCACGGAACGTCCATCTTCGACCAGAGCCTGCAGGTGGCGAGCCTCGATCACTCCATGTGGTTCCACAGACCCTGCAAACTCGACGACTGGCTGCTTTATACGCAGGACAGTCCGTCGGCTTCTGGCGCCAGAGGATTAACCCGGGGTAGCCTATTTACGCGATCGGGTGAGCTGATTGCCTCTGTCGCGCAGGAAGGTCTGATTCGGAAAAAGGCAAATGAATAA
- a CDS encoding Ubiquinone biosynthesis hydroxylase, UbiH/UbiF/VisC/COQ6 family (TIGRFAM: Ubiquinone biosynthesis hydroxylase, UbiH/UbiF/VisC/COQ6 family~PFAM: monooxygenase FAD-binding; FAD dependent oxidoreductase~KEGG: ret:RHE_CH03976 2-octaprenyl-6-methoxyphenyl hydroxylase), producing MLDMLVVGGGYVGLSAAVAVKQAAPHLNVAVVEAAPEHVWKNDTRASAVIAAAAKMLEVFGIWNEIEPEAQPITKMIVTDSKTSDPVRPVFLTFDGQVSEGRPFAHMIPNVAMVAALRGACERLGIDIRHGLGATELKTHDTHVTVTLSDGGTLETKLLVACDGVRSKLRDLAGIRTVTWDYGQSGIVATVEHERPHDGCAEEHFLPAGPFAILPLKNNRSSLVWTERTPDANRLVAADDLIFEEELERRFGHKLGSLKVIGDKRAFPLGLTLARSFVAPRFALAGDAAHGIHPISGQGLNLGFKDVAALAETIVDADRLGLDIGSINILERYQTWRRFDTFRMGVTTDVLNRLFSNDATPIRIARDVGLGIVDRLPRLKSFFIGQAAGTTAKDNPRLLAGETI from the coding sequence ATGTTGGACATGCTGGTTGTGGGCGGGGGTTATGTCGGCCTTTCCGCCGCTGTAGCGGTCAAACAGGCAGCACCCCATCTGAATGTCGCCGTCGTCGAGGCGGCCCCCGAGCATGTCTGGAAAAACGATACGCGCGCTTCCGCCGTCATCGCGGCGGCGGCAAAGATGCTCGAGGTCTTCGGCATCTGGAACGAGATCGAGCCGGAAGCCCAGCCGATCACCAAGATGATCGTCACCGACTCCAAGACCTCCGATCCGGTGCGTCCGGTTTTTCTGACCTTCGACGGCCAAGTCTCCGAAGGCCGGCCCTTCGCCCACATGATCCCGAATGTTGCCATGGTCGCAGCCCTGCGCGGCGCCTGCGAGCGGCTCGGCATCGATATCCGCCATGGGCTCGGCGCCACGGAGCTGAAAACCCACGACACTCATGTCACCGTCACGCTTTCGGACGGTGGTACGCTGGAAACCAAGCTATTGGTTGCCTGCGACGGCGTGCGCTCGAAACTGCGCGATCTCGCCGGCATCAGGACCGTCACCTGGGACTACGGCCAGTCCGGCATCGTTGCAACCGTCGAACACGAGCGGCCGCATGACGGCTGCGCCGAGGAACACTTTTTGCCGGCCGGCCCCTTCGCCATCCTGCCGCTCAAGAACAACCGCTCCTCGCTCGTCTGGACGGAGCGCACGCCGGATGCCAACCGGCTGGTCGCCGCCGACGACCTGATCTTCGAGGAAGAGCTCGAACGCCGCTTCGGCCACAAGCTTGGGAGCCTGAAAGTGATCGGCGACAAGCGTGCCTTCCCGCTCGGCCTGACGCTCGCCCGCTCCTTCGTCGCGCCGCGTTTCGCGCTGGCTGGCGACGCCGCCCATGGTATCCACCCGATTTCGGGGCAGGGCCTCAATCTCGGCTTCAAAGATGTGGCGGCACTTGCCGAAACCATCGTGGATGCCGATCGCCTCGGCCTCGATATCGGCTCGATCAATATCCTAGAGCGCTACCAAACCTGGCGCCGCTTCGACACTTTCCGTATGGGGGTGACGACCGACGTGCTGAACCGGCTCTTCTCCAACGACGCAACGCCGATCCGCATCGCCCGCGACGTCGGACTCGGCATCGTCGACCGGCTGCCACGCCTCAAATCCTTCTTCATCGGCCAGGCGGCCGGAACGACGGCAAAGGACAATCCGCGGCTGCTTGCCGGAGAGACGATTTAA
- a CDS encoding protein of unknown function DUF343 (PFAM: protein of unknown function DUF343~KEGG: rec:RHECIAT_CH0004260 hypothetical protein) — protein sequence MDEKLSRVDPKLLDLLVCPLSKGRLSYDREQNELVSEKARLAYPIRDGIPIMLVSEARRLDE from the coding sequence ATGGACGAAAAACTCAGCCGCGTCGATCCAAAGCTGCTCGATCTCCTGGTCTGCCCGCTCTCCAAGGGCCGGCTTTCCTATGATCGCGAGCAGAATGAACTTGTCTCGGAAAAGGCGCGGCTTGCCTATCCGATCCGCGACGGCATTCCGATCATGCTGGTGTCAGAGGCTCGCCGTCTTGATGAATAG
- a CDS encoding peptidase S16 lon domain protein (PFAM: peptidase S16 lon domain protein~SMART: peptidase S16 lon domain protein~KEGG: ret:RHE_CH03978 ATP-dependent protease La 2 protein), translating into MQVGNARYLKPGDLPDAIAVFPLTGALLLPAGQLPLNIFEPRYLAMLDAALTGNRLIGMVQPAFGEHEDKGGEPNLAAVGCLGRITSFAETGDGRYIVSLTGVCRFRLLEEKATSDPFRIFRIAPFIADLSAANEEEAVDRAALLTAFKAYLDANKLEADWESVERASNLTLVNSLAMMSPFGPAEKQALLEAPDLKTRAETLIAITEIVLARVFGDSDTVLQ; encoded by the coding sequence ATGCAAGTCGGGAATGCCAGATACCTGAAGCCGGGCGATCTGCCTGATGCGATCGCTGTCTTCCCCCTGACCGGCGCCCTTCTGCTGCCGGCCGGGCAGCTTCCCCTCAACATTTTCGAGCCGCGCTATCTGGCGATGCTGGATGCAGCACTGACCGGAAACCGTCTGATCGGCATGGTGCAGCCGGCATTCGGCGAACACGAGGACAAGGGCGGCGAGCCCAACCTTGCCGCCGTCGGTTGCCTCGGCCGCATCACCTCTTTCGCCGAGACCGGCGACGGGCGCTATATCGTATCGCTGACCGGCGTCTGCCGCTTCCGGCTGCTGGAGGAGAAAGCGACCAGCGATCCCTTCCGCATCTTCCGTATCGCCCCTTTTATCGCCGACCTCTCGGCCGCGAATGAGGAGGAGGCGGTCGATCGCGCAGCGCTTCTGACCGCCTTCAAGGCCTATCTCGATGCCAACAAGCTCGAGGCCGACTGGGAGAGCGTCGAACGCGCGAGCAATCTGACGCTGGTCAATTCGCTGGCGATGATGTCGCCCTTCGGGCCGGCGGAAAAGCAAGCGCTGCTGGAGGCGCCTGACCTGAAGACGCGAGCCGAGACGCTGATCGCCATTACCGAAATCGTGCTGGCGCGCGTCTTCGGTGACTCCGATACGGTTCTGCAGTAG